From Triticum urartu cultivar G1812 chromosome 2, Tu2.1, whole genome shotgun sequence, a single genomic window includes:
- the LOC125534019 gene encoding uncharacterized protein LOC125534019 isoform X3, translated as MPSRHMQGVAPPIPCSPKSLARLCAAFGAMGRKEIMEPSIGGPKEIRDLVSGKQMETIGLGSGKLQDYPLVRRLRNRRLLTYLWLQGFDAAYDSVVHESGVQMSRLHLRQLLIRGQWREAIKYITRFLPPAVDRGVETRSLLIFLHALWSLANVAGCSAGGFANQSVHRDLSFLKSICSRSAKLASILQYTLHSPQFRASLNWILVREKASFIADDLALESPELRRKLLLPGGPGLPQDLFPISPLRPRRHWTQQFPRPKPEAIAKCYLKRRRSLPSASPLYGLPDNAVSRVSDLIEGCLKAGKLPELHRGNPLQSNAKEGASGTSLLQTMFGTVTSSSENTGTSSVTNAGAPTSIGQPCPWCSSVANSGAAVSQPIKIPWITSATNAAPIKCLRQGKRKEFRRRFDDF; from the exons ATGCCGTCCCGTCATATGCAAGGCGTCGCTCCCCCAATTCCTTGTTCCCCCAAATCCCTAGCGAGGCTCTGTGCTGCATTCGGCGCAATGGGACGGAAGGAGATCATGGAGCCCAGCATCGGCGGGCCAAAGGAGATCCGGGACCTCGTCAGCGGCAAGCAGATGGAGACCATTGGCCTCGGCAGCGGCAAGCTCCAGGACTATCCCTTGGTGAGGCGGCTCCGCAACCGGCGGCTCCTCACCTACCTCTGGCTCCAGGGCTTCGACGCCGCCTACGACAG CGTTGTGCATGAGTCGGGTGTGCAGATGAGCAGGCTACATCTGCGGCAGCTGCTGATCCGGGGCCAGTGGAGAGAGGCCATCAAGTACATAACGCGCTTCCTGCCGCCGGCCGTTGATCGGGGCGTCGAGACCCGTTCCCTCCTCATCTTCCTCCACGCGCTCTGGTCCCTGGCAAACGTCGCCGGGTGCTCAGCGGGCGGCTTCGCGAACCAGTCCGTGCACCGCGACCTCAGCTTCCTCAAGTCCATTTGCAGTCGCAGCGCCAAGCTCGCCTCCATCCTCCAATACACACTCCACTCGCCGCAATTTAG GGCGTCCCTGAACTGGATACTGGTGAGGGAGAAGGCATCGTTCATTGCCGATGACTTGGCTCTTGAGAGTCCTGAGTTGAGACGCAAGTTGCTATTGCCCGGCGGCCCAGGTCTCCCGCAGGACTTGTTTCCCATCAG TCCCCTTCGTCCAAGGCGCCACTGGACGCAACAATTCCCGCGGCCAAAGCCGGAGGCTATTGCCAAGTGCTATCtcaagaggaggaggag CCTGCCCTCTGCAAGCCCACTTTATG GATTGCCCGATAATGCAGTCAGCCGGGTGTCAGATCTTATTG AGGGGTGTTTAAAAGCCGGTAAACTTCCGGAGCTCCATCGAGGGAACCCACTTCAATCAAATGCAAAGGAAG GTGCTTCTGGGACTTCACTTCTGCAGACCATGTTTGGTACTGTGACAAGTTCTTCTGAAAACACTGGGACCTCATCAGTGACAAATGCAG GTGCTCCAACTTCCATAGGTCAGCCCTGTCCTTGGTGCTCATCGGTTGCAAATTCAG GTGCTGCGGTCTCACAGCCTATTAAAATCCCTTGGATCACATCTGCCACAAATGCAG CCCCTATCAAGTGTTTGAGACAAG GGAAGAGGAAAGAATTCAGGAGAAGATTTGATGACTTTTGA
- the LOC125534019 gene encoding uncharacterized protein LOC125534019 isoform X1, with the protein MPSRHMQGVAPPIPCSPKSLARLCAAFGAMGRKEIMEPSIGGPKEIRDLVSGKQMETIGLGSGKLQDYPLVRRLRNRRLLTYLWLQGFDAAYDSVVHESGVQMSRLHLRQLLIRGQWREAIKYITRFLPPAVDRGVETRSLLIFLHALWSLANVAGCSAGGFANQSVHRDLSFLKSICSRSAKLASILQYTLHSPQFRASLNWILVREKASFIADDLALESPELRRKLLLPGGPGLPQDLFPISPLRPRRHWTQQFPRPKPEAIAKCYLKRRRSLPSASPLYGLPDNAVSRVSDLIEGCLKAGKLPELHRGNPLQSNAKEGASGTSLLQTMFGTVTSSSENTGTSSVTNAGAPTSIGQPCPWCSSVANSGAAVSQPIKIPWITSATNAAPIKCLRQDGWCTNSATQGSAGRGKNSGEDLMTFEEDGPDRKRQRTKLELVTEVEARSCSANLTAY; encoded by the exons ATGCCGTCCCGTCATATGCAAGGCGTCGCTCCCCCAATTCCTTGTTCCCCCAAATCCCTAGCGAGGCTCTGTGCTGCATTCGGCGCAATGGGACGGAAGGAGATCATGGAGCCCAGCATCGGCGGGCCAAAGGAGATCCGGGACCTCGTCAGCGGCAAGCAGATGGAGACCATTGGCCTCGGCAGCGGCAAGCTCCAGGACTATCCCTTGGTGAGGCGGCTCCGCAACCGGCGGCTCCTCACCTACCTCTGGCTCCAGGGCTTCGACGCCGCCTACGACAG CGTTGTGCATGAGTCGGGTGTGCAGATGAGCAGGCTACATCTGCGGCAGCTGCTGATCCGGGGCCAGTGGAGAGAGGCCATCAAGTACATAACGCGCTTCCTGCCGCCGGCCGTTGATCGGGGCGTCGAGACCCGTTCCCTCCTCATCTTCCTCCACGCGCTCTGGTCCCTGGCAAACGTCGCCGGGTGCTCAGCGGGCGGCTTCGCGAACCAGTCCGTGCACCGCGACCTCAGCTTCCTCAAGTCCATTTGCAGTCGCAGCGCCAAGCTCGCCTCCATCCTCCAATACACACTCCACTCGCCGCAATTTAG GGCGTCCCTGAACTGGATACTGGTGAGGGAGAAGGCATCGTTCATTGCCGATGACTTGGCTCTTGAGAGTCCTGAGTTGAGACGCAAGTTGCTATTGCCCGGCGGCCCAGGTCTCCCGCAGGACTTGTTTCCCATCAG TCCCCTTCGTCCAAGGCGCCACTGGACGCAACAATTCCCGCGGCCAAAGCCGGAGGCTATTGCCAAGTGCTATCtcaagaggaggaggag CCTGCCCTCTGCAAGCCCACTTTATG GATTGCCCGATAATGCAGTCAGCCGGGTGTCAGATCTTATTG AGGGGTGTTTAAAAGCCGGTAAACTTCCGGAGCTCCATCGAGGGAACCCACTTCAATCAAATGCAAAGGAAG GTGCTTCTGGGACTTCACTTCTGCAGACCATGTTTGGTACTGTGACAAGTTCTTCTGAAAACACTGGGACCTCATCAGTGACAAATGCAG GTGCTCCAACTTCCATAGGTCAGCCCTGTCCTTGGTGCTCATCGGTTGCAAATTCAG GTGCTGCGGTCTCACAGCCTATTAAAATCCCTTGGATCACATCTGCCACAAATGCAG CCCCTATCAAGTGTTTGAGACAAGATGGTTGGTGTACCAACAGTGCTACTCAAGGTTCTGCTGGAAGAGGAAAGAATTCAGGAGAAGATTTGATGACTTTTGAGGAAGATGGTCCTGATAGGAAAAGGCAACGGACAAAACTG GAGTTGGTGACTGAAGTGGAAGCTAGATCTTGCAGCGCCAACTTGACGGCTTACTGA
- the LOC125534019 gene encoding uncharacterized protein LOC125534019 isoform X2, with translation MPSRHMQGVAPPIPCSPKSLARLCAAFGAMGRKEIMEPSIGGPKEIRDLVSGKQMETIGLGSGKLQDYPLVRRLRNRRLLTYLWLQGFDAAYDSVVHESGVQMSRLHLRQLLIRGQWREAIKYITRFLPPAVDRGVETRSLLIFLHALWSLANVAGCSAGGFANQSVHRDLSFLKSICSRSAKLASILQYTLHSPQFRASLNWILVREKASFIADDLALESPELRRKLLLPGGPGLPQDLFPISPLRPRRHWTQQFPRPKPEAIAKCYLKRRRSLPSASPLYGLPDNAVSRVSDLIEGCLKAGKLPELHRGNPLQSNAKEGASGTSLLQTMFGTVTSSSENTGTSSVTNAGAPTSIGQPCPWCSSVANSGAAVSQPIKIPWITSATNAAPIKCLRQDGWCTNSATQGSAGRGKNSGEDLMTFEEDGPDRKRQRTKLVVLGVGD, from the exons ATGCCGTCCCGTCATATGCAAGGCGTCGCTCCCCCAATTCCTTGTTCCCCCAAATCCCTAGCGAGGCTCTGTGCTGCATTCGGCGCAATGGGACGGAAGGAGATCATGGAGCCCAGCATCGGCGGGCCAAAGGAGATCCGGGACCTCGTCAGCGGCAAGCAGATGGAGACCATTGGCCTCGGCAGCGGCAAGCTCCAGGACTATCCCTTGGTGAGGCGGCTCCGCAACCGGCGGCTCCTCACCTACCTCTGGCTCCAGGGCTTCGACGCCGCCTACGACAG CGTTGTGCATGAGTCGGGTGTGCAGATGAGCAGGCTACATCTGCGGCAGCTGCTGATCCGGGGCCAGTGGAGAGAGGCCATCAAGTACATAACGCGCTTCCTGCCGCCGGCCGTTGATCGGGGCGTCGAGACCCGTTCCCTCCTCATCTTCCTCCACGCGCTCTGGTCCCTGGCAAACGTCGCCGGGTGCTCAGCGGGCGGCTTCGCGAACCAGTCCGTGCACCGCGACCTCAGCTTCCTCAAGTCCATTTGCAGTCGCAGCGCCAAGCTCGCCTCCATCCTCCAATACACACTCCACTCGCCGCAATTTAG GGCGTCCCTGAACTGGATACTGGTGAGGGAGAAGGCATCGTTCATTGCCGATGACTTGGCTCTTGAGAGTCCTGAGTTGAGACGCAAGTTGCTATTGCCCGGCGGCCCAGGTCTCCCGCAGGACTTGTTTCCCATCAG TCCCCTTCGTCCAAGGCGCCACTGGACGCAACAATTCCCGCGGCCAAAGCCGGAGGCTATTGCCAAGTGCTATCtcaagaggaggaggag CCTGCCCTCTGCAAGCCCACTTTATG GATTGCCCGATAATGCAGTCAGCCGGGTGTCAGATCTTATTG AGGGGTGTTTAAAAGCCGGTAAACTTCCGGAGCTCCATCGAGGGAACCCACTTCAATCAAATGCAAAGGAAG GTGCTTCTGGGACTTCACTTCTGCAGACCATGTTTGGTACTGTGACAAGTTCTTCTGAAAACACTGGGACCTCATCAGTGACAAATGCAG GTGCTCCAACTTCCATAGGTCAGCCCTGTCCTTGGTGCTCATCGGTTGCAAATTCAG GTGCTGCGGTCTCACAGCCTATTAAAATCCCTTGGATCACATCTGCCACAAATGCAG CCCCTATCAAGTGTTTGAGACAAGATGGTTGGTGTACCAACAGTGCTACTCAAGGTTCTGCTGGAAGAGGAAAGAATTCAGGAGAAGATTTGATGACTTTTGAGGAAGATGGTCCTGATAGGAAAAGGCAACGGACAAAACTGGTAGTGCTTG GAGTTGGTGACTGA